The following are encoded together in the Strongyloides ratti genome assembly S_ratti_ED321, chromosome : 2 genome:
- a CDS encoding Netrin domain and Proteinase inhibitor I35, tissue inhibitor of metalloproteinase family and Tissue inhibitor of metalloproteinases-like, OB-fold domain-containing protein produces MNKIILLLLFISTLFQIAYNCSCRYERPKDSMCYTDFISHVQIKGVTRLKDCYGKPLKQSMRGIKYYVKHLKIYKKPRNIKLSNYIYTASNHELCGFTNLKKGEKIYLMGKIDKTKKLSISICYSVNFYSMIKGKISEKDLQMLEKKSYEPCK; encoded by the exons atgaataaaatcattttattgttactttttatttcaacTCTTTTTCAAATAGCATATAACTGTTCATGTCGATATGAGAGACCAAAAGATTCAATGTGTTACACGGATTTTA tttctCATGTTCAAATAAAAGGTGTTACTCGTCTTAAAGATTGTTATGGTAAACCTTTAAAACAAAGTATGCGTGGAATTAAGTATTATGTAAAgcatttgaaaatttataaaaagccAAGAAATATCAAGCtttcaaattatatttatacagCTTCAAATCATGAATTATGTGGATTTACAAACTTGAAAAAAggtgaaaaaatttatcttatgggaaaaatagataaaacaaaaaaattatcaataagTATATGTTATAGCGTAAACTTTTATTCAATGATAAAAGGTAAAATTTCGGAGAAAGATCTTCAAATGTTAGAAAAGAAAAGTTACGAACCAtgcaaataa
- a CDS encoding Netrin domain and Proteinase inhibitor I35, tissue inhibitor of metalloproteinase family and Tissue inhibitor of metalloproteinases-like, OB-fold domain-containing protein, with protein sequence MNKTIFLFLFISTLFQTIHNCKCRYEKTKDSMCKADFISYVHVKGVTRLKDSFGKPLAQSTRGIRYYVDHLKIYKKPRGMRLSHHIYTASTSASCGISDLKKGYKIYLMGQIDKSKKLSISICYSVNFNSMIKGKISQNDIKMLKKKSYEPCK encoded by the exons atgaataaaactatttttttgtttctttttatttcaacTCTTTTTCAAACAATTCATAACTGTAAATGTAGATATGAGAAAACAAAAGATTCAATGTGTAAAGCGGATTTTa tttcatATGTACATGTAAAAGGTGTTACTCGTCTAAAAGATTCTTTTGGTAAACCTTTAGCACAAAGTACGCGTGGAATTAGGTATTATGTAGatcatttgaaaatttataaaaagccACGCGGGATGAGACTTTCACATCATATTTATACAGCTTCTACTTCTGCATCATGTGGGATTTCAGACTTGAAAAAaggttataaaatttatcttatgGGACAAATagataaatcaaaaaaattatcaataagTATATGTTACAGCGTAAACTTTAATTCAATGATAAAAGGTAAAATTTCACagaatgatattaaaatgttaaaaaagaaaagttacGAACCAtgcaaataa
- a CDS encoding Evolutionarily conserved signaling intermediate in Toll pathway, mitochondrial: MHLEKVSSVQPGKDVHEIVALTFGQWNFATKKIKRMLYWMPKIRHTNKYLDKREIDNKKLNAMELAELALKMMSRDAGTKISDAQSVDKNGKVSFIVIVLSCVDPEYRENESTLLDNDSYYNLDDIVYGIEKEFKKTKNIHQQGGKVILALAVLEDNSRESAMAWMKHLQDDNSNLEKATILFSSKTSDVDVI; encoded by the exons gtGTTCAACCTGGTAAAGATGTTCATGAAATAGTTGCTTTAACTTTTGGTCAATGGAATTTtgctacaaaaaaaattaagagaATGTTATATTGGATGCCAAAAATTAGGCatactaataaatatttagataaaCGAGAAATAGATAATAAGAAATTAAATGCAATGGAATTGGCAGAGTTAGCATTAAAAATGATGTCTCGTGATGCAGGAACAAAAATTTCAGATGCTCAATCTGTAGATAAAAATGGCAAAGTATCATTTATTGTTA ttgttttatCATGTGTTGATCCAGAATATAGAGAAAATGAATCAACACTTCTTGATAATGAttcttattataatttagaTGATATTGTTTATGGtattgaaaaagaatttaaaaagacaaaaaatattcatcaaCAAGGAGGAAAAGTTATTTTAGCTTTAGCTGTTCTTGAAGATAATAGTAGAGAATCTGCTATGGCATGGATGAAGCACCTTCAAGACGATAATTCTAATTTAGAAAAAGCAACAATACTTTTTAGCTCAAAAACAAGTGATGTAgatgttatttaa